A part of Mustela erminea isolate mMusErm1 chromosome 9, mMusErm1.Pri, whole genome shotgun sequence genomic DNA contains:
- the LOC116599834 gene encoding LOW QUALITY PROTEIN: olfactory receptor 6-like (The sequence of the model RefSeq protein was modified relative to this genomic sequence to represent the inferred CDS: inserted 1 base in 1 codon), which produces MLEKNITLVSEFILVGFPTAPWLQVLLFFLFLVVYLLVVVENLIIMLTVWISGSLHKPMYYFLSSLSFLEVWYVSVTVPKMLDGFLLQRRRISFTGCMTQLYFFXLLACTECVLLAAMAYDRYVAICHPLQYPVIMTTVYCVQLVSFSYVSGFMVSVIKVYFISHVAFCGSNVMNHFFCDISPILKLACKDMSTAELVDFALAIVILVFPLITTVLSYVYIVSTILRIPSIQGRKKAFSTCASHLTVVTIYYTAMIFMYVRPRAIASFNSNKLISAVYAVLTPMLNPFIYCLRNQEVKNAIKKTMGVGQCLLLS; this is translated from the exons ATGCTGGAGAAAAATATCACTCTGGTCAGTGAATTCATCCTGGTGGGCTTCCCCACTGCCCCATGGCTACAAGtcctgctcttcttcctcttccttgtgGTATACCTGCTGGTGGTAGTAGAGAATCTTATCATCATGCTCACTGTTTGGATATCTGGCTCCCTCCATAAGCCCATGTACTATTTCCTGAGTAGCTTGTCCTTTTTGGAGGTCTGGTATGTCTCTGTAACAGTCCCCAAGATGCTGGATGGATTCCTTCTGCAGAGACGGCGCATCTCCTTCACAGGTTGCATGACCCAACTCTACTTCT ATCTACTTGCCTGCACAGAGTGTGTGCTTCTAGCAgccatggcctatgaccgctatgtggccatctgccaccCTCTCCAATACCCAGTCATCATGACCACAGTTTATTGTGTACAGCTGGTGTCTTTCTCCTATGTGAGTGGTTTCATGGTCTCTGTCATCAAGgtttatttcatttcacatgTTGCCTTTTGTGGTTCCAATGTCATGAACCACTTTTTCTGTGACATCTCACCAATCCTCAAGCTGGCTTGCAAAGACATGTCCACAGCCGAGCTAGTGGACTTTGCTTTGGCTATTGTCATTCTTGTCTTCCCACTTATCACCACTGTCCTTTCCTATGTCTACATTGTCTCCACCATTCTGCGGATACCCTCCatccagggaaggaagaaagccttctccacctgtgcATCACACCTTACTGTAGTCACAATTTATTATACAGCcatgatttttatgtatgttcGGCCCAGGGCTATTGCATCATTTAATTCGAACAAACTAATCTCAGCTGTGTATGCAGTCCTCACACCCATGCTAAATCCGTTTATCTACTGCCTTAGGAACCAGGAAGtaaaaaatgctatcaaaaaGACCATGGGGGTTGGACAGTGCCTCCTGCTCAGCTAA